In Epinephelus lanceolatus isolate andai-2023 chromosome 13, ASM4190304v1, whole genome shotgun sequence, the following are encoded in one genomic region:
- the ora6 gene encoding uncharacterized protein ora6, with product MVVFSVHLLSLRVFISCIGLVGNVFLIFAILQTKLSRIKSFEFFLLGLATANLEGIVVVNIYDFVILQISSTAINTWSCSTLKFLTVFGEITTILFTVLISIFRQQKLRDTSKRVNLPIYLDSIKSAWMVSGICVMLATILSLPVFALNSQGSTGNTTSNISSCPPDFFACSGIDCPVLNSVYKYTFILVCYLLPLLIVTVTSCLIIMVLLSQRKVVTSVVSVSGGSHLGKKSKAWRLHQSTVAVLAAMGLFQIDWTLYLIFQLTVSPAKFPLWTETEFFISTSYTSISPYVYGIGNNLFSLKKFINK from the coding sequence ATGGTTGTTTTCTCTGTCCACCTCCTCTCCTTAAGAGTCTTCATTTCTTGCATAGGACTTGTGGGTAATGTGTTTCTCATCTTCGCCATCCTTCAGACCAAGCTCTCCCGAATCAAATCCTTCGAGTTTTTTCTCCTGGGACTGGCTACAGCCAACTTGGAGGGAATCGTCGTCGTGAACATCTACGATTTTGTCATCCTCCAGATTTCCTCGACTGCCATCAACACTTGGTCGTGTAGCACACTCAAGTTCCTGACTGTCTTCGGAGAAATCACCACCATCCTCTTCACCGTCCTCATCAGCATCTTCCGCCAGCAGAAGCTGAGAGACACCAGCAAACGGGTCAACCTCCCAATCTACCTGGACAGCATCAAGTCAGCCTGGATGGTGAGTGGGATTTGTGTGATGCTCGCCACCATACTGAGTCTCCCAGTTTTTGCTCTGAACTCTCAGGGCTCTACAGGAAACACGACAAGTAACATTAGCAGCTGCCCTCCGGATTTCTTCGCGTGCAGTGGAATTGACTGCCCCGTACTCAACAGCGTTTACAAATACACGTTCATCCTGGTGTGCTACCTGCTGCCTCTGCTCATCGTCACAGTCACCAGCTGCCTCATCATCATGGTGCTGCTGAGCCAGAGGAAGGTGGTGACATCGGTGGTAAGCGTGAGCGGAGGGAGTCACTTGGGTAAGAAGAGCAAAGCTTGGAGGCTCCATCAAAGCACAGTAGCCGTGCTGGCAGCTATGGGTTTGTTCCAGATAGACTGGACTCTGTACCTGATCTTCCAGCTGACTGTTAGCCCTGCTAAATTTCCTTTATGGACTGAAACTGAGTTCTTCATCTCGACTTCATACACGTCCATCAGTCCGTACGTGTACGGGATAGGAAACAACCTGTTCTCTCTCAAGAAATTTATAAACAAGTAA